Genomic window (Bdellovibrionales bacterium):
ATCACGATTAATCTTTGAAGATGAAGCAAACTTCCGTCAGGATTCAACGCTTCATCGAACCTGGTCAAGAAAAGGTTGTCAGCCACTAGTCCCCGTAACCGGCCAGAGAAAATCTGTCAAAATATTTGGTTGTGTTGATGTTACTTCTTCAAAGTTCATTTATAGCGCAGACGAAGTCTTCAACGTCCCGTCCTACCTGAATTTCCTGGAATATATGGGCACTGAGATGTTTGAGAAAAACAAAAAAGTCTACTTTGTTCAGGACAATGCTTCGTACCACAAAAGTCCCGAAACATGGAAATGGTTCAAGGAAAATAGAAAATGGATTGAGGTTCACAATCTCCCTCCATATTGCCCAGAACTCAATGCTGCAGAGGCTTTGTGGAAAGTGACAAGAAAGTCAGGAACCCACAATAAACACTTTGAAAGCGAAGAACAGCTGATCTCTACACTCGACGCGGTCCTTGGGAATATGTACGAAAACCCTAGTGAAATCTCAGGATACATGGCCCCTTTTTTATGAAGTATGTCCTTTTAATTATGCGAACCTAGCGAGTTTTTTTCGCTTCATTTTTGCTGTCGTTGATGTGGCCTATAGCTGTCTCCCTCCATGTAAAAACCTCAGCCTCATTGACGAGCCGGTCTACGATGGCATGGGCAATGGCATCGTTGGCAAAGATCTGGTTGAACTTTCCGAACGGCAGATTGGTCGTAGCTATCGTACCCAATCCGCATCATGTCTGGAAGAGATCACTTGGAAGAACAAGTTGCTGGCCTGTGTGTCCAAGGCCACGTATCCCAGCTCATCAATGATCAAGACCTGAGGTTTTCTGTATTTGTTTAGTTCAGATTCAAGATTAAAAGTCTTCTGCGCGTGCTGAAGATGATTCACCATCTCAGCTGCGGTTAGAAACAAAACTGATAAACCCTTCTGGCATGCTGAGTAGCCTAAGGCCCTTGCCAGATGTGTCTTGCCCGTCCCGGCATGGCCGGTAAAAAACAACTGACGGAAGATTATCTTTGGCAATACCCGCGTGGAGTGCCAAATAGGTTTTTTTCAACCTTCTCCGTCGTTTTGGAGTGACGGAAGTCAAAGTTCTCCACGGTCTGAACTCGGCGGAACTTCGCTGTTCTGATCTTGCTCTGGATCATTGAACTGTGCCGCTCTGACTTCTCGATCGAGATCCACTGACTTAGGTACTTCGAGATCAGATCCCGGTCCTGATCCTTCATCTTTGGCAGATCCTGGTGTATGGCCTGACTCCAGTGCTTTAGCTTCAGCTCTGAGAGGCCCTCCGCAAGTAGCTTGTTCATGGTTTCCATCTTCCTCATCCTTGCCGCACTTACTTGGTTTTCCCCCTCGAAGTAGAGTGCGTCGTATCTTCGAAGATCGACTGCCGGATGAACCCGGTTTAGTTTTTCGCTATTAAATTTAATCGGCTCTGGGTTCAGATTTGTATTCGAAGGATGATGCTGACGCTTTAAGAAAAGCTCCAGGTTATCCACGCCAATGATCCCAGAACCAAGACACTCACCACAAGCACCCAGCACCATCGACTCTCCATACACCGTGACCAGCGCCACAAGTCGTGAAAGTTCGTATTTCAGACTCCTGGGGCCCTGGCGCACCAACTCCACATATTCTGCCATCTTTGGCCCCAGGCTCTTCACATAACCCAACCGCCAGGTCTCTCTGATGGCGCCAGGCTTGCGCTCAAGAGCCCAGTCCGGTGGGCTTCCGTTGTGAATACTCTGTTCTTTAAATAACTTCGCTCGTGGAACAGATAAATTTCTCGTTGTAATAAACTCTCAACTCCCGGTCATTCCACTCGCACAGTGATCGTCATCCCCACCAATGTCCAAGGGACTGAGTACCGGTTCGTCTCGTATTGCAAATGAAAGTCTTGTTAAATTCCTAATTGTTCTTCAACTTGAAGTCATGATTGTTTGACCCTATTTTTTGGGTATTGTGCCTCGGGTAAAAATATTAAATATTCAGTTTGGTACGGAATCGTGACTAACTTTTTAACCCAGCATTTCGAGCTCAGATATTGCTTGAACTTGCGTTGTTCTTAAAAGTTCACCCGTGCCGTTGGCGACACGTTATTTTCAGTGGGATCGATCATTTTTATTTGTTAATCTGTGCTCAGAGGAAAGGCATCCTGCCTGCTGGGATGCTTGCGCACCCCAGGCCCCGCTTTCGGTCGGCCATCCAGGCCGATCCGATCAAGGTGTCTTTTGGTACTAAATTTTTGGATCAAGCTCAAATGTCAATTTCGTTGTTAACAGGGTTTTCCCAGAATTAGCCGTCTAAATTCGCAAACTTTCCTTTGTTGATGAGTGTTTCAGGCTGATATTTTTTCTCCACAGAGGTTGGTGGGTTTTTCATTGGGATTTTTTCTGCGCGCCCGCAGCCGCTCAGCCCTTGAACCGTGAGGACTCGCAACAATGGCATCGATGGCCTCTGCAAGAGCGATTTCCCGGTGTCTCTGGACCGTAGTTCCCAATGTTTCTTTGCTCTCCGACCCCCAAATTTCTTTCGCATCAAGCCGAATCGAGGTTAAAAGGATTAGCGGTATGCACACTGCCATGTGTGCCCCTCCTTCCCCTCCTGCAGTCAGCCCTCCAAACGAGAGAGATTGTTTGAGATCACGGAACATAACTTCAATCGCCCATCTCGCTCTCGAATACTTCCAAAGCCTTGCCCCGGTCATTGAAAGGTCAGTCGTTGCATAGAAGGCGAACGGTGTGGATCCATTAATTCGATTGTAAACAGCAATGACTGTGAGTGGTATATAAAGGTCCTTGATGAACAGAGTTGCTTGGCTGAAGGCCTTGCCGCGTTTCTCATGCCTCTTTTGAAAGCGCGATCGTGTCAGGCGAATTTTTTTGAGCTTTACAAACCATAATTTTAGCTTTTGTCTTGAACTTCCAGAATTTGAATTTGTTCTAGCAAGTCTCGTGGCCTTAAGTTCTCCAGCAAATTCACACCCCAGGTCCTTGACAGACCGAATGAATTCCTTGGAATCAAACCAACTATCTGAGGTAACAGGAAGTGGAGGAAACCCGCTGTGAATCGCCGCCTGGACTAAGTCAATAGCTCGAAAATGTCCAGGGACATGATCAGGATCTTTCTTACCAGTTAAAAAAGCATAACTGATGGGCAAGGCCTGTCCGGTTTTTAAATTGACGATAACAAGAACCAATATTTTCTGCCCAAAATATGGCCCCCCTGAGGAATGAAATGGGGCGGAAGCAAACGCGTTGTTCCCATACTTCGGATTGGCCGTATCATCGACAGCAAAACAGAAGTCGCTATGACCGCATCTGGCAATTTTCTTCAAAATCCTTGATTGATTTCGGCGCATAAATCTATTTGGTTCAAATTTTCTTGCAGCTCTTGAAAGTGAAGAAACTGAGGGGCTCCAGGGGCACCTACGAACAAAATCACAAAGGCTCTGACATCCCAGCATAAAGAAGAGCAGCGCCGCACAGCCTTCGTCATAGGAAAACCCTGACGCTGTGAATATATCTCTGAATAAAAAATAGATTTTTCGAATTGGTGACGGTAAAAATATTGCTAGCATAGCGAGCATTTATAGCGCTAGACGGGCAGTCTAGTTAGCTTTGACTAAACGTTCCTATGCTTTTTTTGTTTAAAATCCGTTATTTTTCGCTGCTGAAGCCTGTGGAGAAAAAATATCAGATTGAAACACTTATTAACAAAGGAAAGTTTGCGCTTTTAGACGGCTAATTCTGGGAAAACCCTGTTAAGATCCAAATGAAGTTGGTAAAAATCCTCTTCCTTTTTTGTGATTTTTTTTGCACCCAGTTTGATATTGGGAACATGGCTGGATTTTTGGTGGACAATGGACCAATAGGCCTGACCCACCGCCGTCAGTAGCTGATCGAAACGCTCAAGTTCTTCTTCCGTCAAAAGGTAAATTTTTGTTTTTCCCTTCATAGATTATCCCAAAGCCTCTGGCGCCACCTTCAAGACAAGATCGCCATCAATGAGCTGGCGCTTATCAAACATCGCCATTTTCATCGAAGCGACGGCTAGGCTATTCACCTTGCGTGGCAAGCCGCCAGAGAGTTGATGGATTACAGCAAAACTTGAGACATCAAAAAGTGGGTCCCGCCGACCAGCTAGAGCCAGCTGGGCTTCAACATAACTTTTGGTCTCATTCCCATCAAGCCCTGCCATATGGTAATGGATCTGGATTCTCTGTTTGAGCGGTTCATGCACTGAGCGGTTAAGCTTATCTAAAAGCTCGGGTTGCCCCACCATCAACAAAATAAACGGCAAGCGAGAATCCATTACAAAATTTGTTAGCGGCACCAGTTCTTGCAATGTCGCATGATCCATCATCTGACATTCATCGAAGATCAAGCACGTCACTTTCCCTTGGGTGTACTGCGCCCAAATTGCCGATTGGATTTGGTTAAACAAGTCAGACTTTCGCACCTTCGATGGCAAATGCAAAAGGGCATTGATCTGACGATACAAATCCGTTTTTGAGACCGTTGAGTGCGGCGTGTAGCAATGCAAATAGGACTGCGGATTTAGACTCTCCACCCATCGTCGAAGGATCGAAGTCTTTCCACTGCCAGGCTCTCCGGTCAGGCGCATAATTCCGCGATGCTGCTTTAGATAATGGAGCCTGGCTTCAGCCTCTTTAATATCAAAAGTTGGTATCAGATCCGTAGTTTTGATCTCTTGAGTGAAGGGAATGTTTTTTAATCCAAAATAAGCCTCCATCATTTCTGCTCCGATTGGTATGAGATCACCGTTGCGCGAGCTCTTGGTTGATACTTTTTGCCGTTAGCTCTAGCATCCACCACTTTAATTGCGGTGATTCGCTTGTCCTTTTCATATAAAAATAATTCCCGCTGATTGTCCTGACGATAGCGAATCTGCACTTTTTGGCCAATATACTGAGTAGGAACTTCGTAAATGAGACTGTTCAAAGAAATCGTCGCATCTTTGTTCACACGACGAATTTTTTCCATTAAGAAAAATTCCTCCAAAACCTCTTCATTCACACGCGGCCGAGGATACTCAGACAGGGAGACTTGGTAACGATCCAATGGTCTGCAACTGATCCCTGCGTGGGGGACCAAATGATACTCAGCCCTGAGCCATATATCAAAGGAGTCATTGAGTTCACGCAGTGAGGTCCCTTTAAAATCAACTAAAAATTTCTCCCGAACCGTTCGCCAAAATCTCTCAATCTTGCCCCTTGATGGTGAGTCATAGGGCTTAGAATGGATTAGGCCAATGCCTAATTGCGCACAAACAGTGCGTAAATATTTACTGGAAAAACTCGGACCATTGTCGAGATAAAGTCTATCGGGTTTACCATATTTTAAAATGGCTTCCTTAAAAACTTGCTCAATCGGAAGTGTCGTCTCCACCAGACTCCAACGATGACCCACAATCACCCGAGAATGATCATCAATGATGCCAAATAAAATGGCTTTTTTCTTTTTGGGCGCCTCTAAAATCGGGCCATGCATAAAATCTCCCACCCATAACTCGCCAAATCGATCCATCTCGTAGCGCTTACGGCCCTTAAGTGATGACGCATTTTTATTGGTCAAATCTTGGGCCTTTAAAAATCTTCGCAACGTCTGCTCACAAAGTGGTGGATCACCTAATATCTTTTCCTTCAAACAGCGACGGTAAAAGTGGGCCGCACTGAGCTCCATCAACTCCTGACGAAGCTCAATAATTTTCGCCCCCAATCCACCCATTGCAAATCTCTGCAACCCCCGGTCACTTCGCTCTTTCGGGACTAGCCCAGCAAAGCCATGTTTGCGATAGCTCTTCAGCCAACCCTTCATCGTTTCTGCAGAAAATATCTTTCTTTCGCCTCCCGGGTATTCAAACTCCTGGCGGCAAATCTCCCTAAAATATTTCATCTGCCCGCGCCCAGTTTCCATTAGCACCGGCGAGATAATTTGGTGGCGAATCAGTCCGATCGCCTTTCTTATGTCTTCGTTCATCTTAAAGTCCTTCCTTTCTTAATGTTAGGAAGCCGCTTTAACATAATCGTCCCTTTTCTTATTCCAAACCTGTCGGCTCAAAATATATTCAGGTATTTTTTATCTTAAGGAGGGTGAAGAATGATTTCTTGAAGCCCTGTCCAGGGACAGTCTGACCAGGAAAATAAGTTCTGGAGCACCACTCTTGGAACCTCGTAATAGACAAAAACAGAGGACCGCACAGGCGCTAGGATCATGAGCCTTTCATGATTGATACGAAGTGGACGGATGGCTGCATAAAGAAAGTTGTAGGCCGATGATAACGCTAGACTTAAGTCCGATTCAAATCCTGCGAGCAACTGGTCAATACTCACTCGGATTTGATGGGTTTTCTGAAAAACATCAATGAACTTTTCAAAGGACTTTCTCGCTAGACGGCGGCCCGGTACCAGGAAATCTGGAAAATAACAAAAGTCACGTTTCTCATTCTTGCAGTGTCCAGCATGAATGGCAATCAGGCCACAACTTCCCAAAATACCACATTGATACTGACGAACGAAGTACCCCTTCCACCTGGCACAGTTGGGTTTGCCGCACAAAAGGCAACACTGCCTTAAATTTGGAAAAGGATAGTCCACTGACGCTCGTTCAACACCATTTTCCTTGGCCTGCAAATAGGTGGCGCTTGCGAATTCATATTGCCTCCAAGCGCAAAATACCGATTCAACCCCCCTAAAAAATAACTTGATGTATTAGACTAGTTCGTGGTGTTGGGCTTTCGGGGAGATATTATGTAGTTCCACCGTGGAAATGGCTCCAGTCGTTGAATTGCTAAACTTTCCATTTCCTCATCGGTCGCCTTGATTCCCTTTTCATAAGTTTGACGATCAAGCCTCGCCCGCACCTGTAGTCCCTTTGCGGTCTTTGTTGCACCAATTAAATTTACCACAGTTTCGTAGCTCACAAGAGGCTTTCCTCGCCAGTTCATGCTGATGAACGAAAACATCCTATGCTCGATTTTGTTCCACTTGCTTGTGCCAGGCGGATAGTGACAAACCGTAACTTTCAATCCAGTCGCATCTGAAAATTTTTGCAGATTTACTTTCCAGCGACGGCTCGCTGAACTATTGCTGCCTCCACCATCGGCACAAATTAATAATTCTTTGGTCTTTGAATAGTGCTTTTTACCAACGAGCTTCCACCATTGGCGAATGCTTTCCACTGCGAACTCGGCAGTGTCGTGCGACATCCCAACATTTACAAAACCTTCGTTTCGAGCGACGTCGTAAGTCCCATAGGGAACCGCGGTTCCTATGGCTAAATTTGGGAAATCGTAAACATTCACTTTCTCCGGGGTTCCCTTGGTTCGCCAGGTTTCTCCGGCATTTTTGAACTCGCCAACCCGCTCCTTTTTCTTGGTGTCGACTGAAATCACAGGTCTTCCCGTATCCAAAAAAACGCTGGCTTGGCCAGCGATAAATCGAAACTGAAGGTCTCTATCTGGATGAGATTTGCCTTCCTTATCTTTACGATTGGACTGCAGTGTATAGCCACTCTCGTGAAGCAGTCGACAGACAGTCGGATAGCTGACATCAATTTTTTTACGACGTAATTCTTGTTCGATTGTTCGACACGATTTGCGAGTCCATTTGATTGGACTCATTGGATCCCCCGCCGTCGATTCATCTAAAATTTCATGCAGCAAAGCAGAAACATCGGGCTCGGTTGTCTCAATACGCTTTCGCCCACCTCCACGATTACGCGCCCGCGCTCCCATTTTTTCTGGTTTTCCACGCTTTACTTCGCGCATTCCACGAATTATCGTATTCTCTGAAAGTCCCGTCAAAGAGTGCATTTGAGCAATACCCCCTCGGCCAAGCTCAATCGCCTTTTGTCCTATGTACCACCTCTTCTGGGCTTCTGAGAGGCTCGGAATAAGGGATTTCCAAGTTTTTAGATTTTTTTCATCCATCAAGTAGATGATAGAGGGGATCTAGAATACATCAAGTTATTTTTTAACAAACCCTAAGAAGTGGAGCAAGCAATTTAGGGGACTGTGGCCCCTCGGCCCTAGTCTCCACGAATCGTTATTAGCTCAGCAAGTTTGGAAGCTCAATCTTGTGATGGATCTTGAATATATTGATAGAAGTTCTTAAGATACCTCCAACCCGAGGTCTGAAACCAAATAAATTGTTAGAACCTCCACGAGGCTCATTTTTTCCGAAATGGCCAAGTCCTTCCCCAATGAGCTTCTTCCTCCTCGGGTTCGAACTCCAAGCAGAAGTCGTCGATATAACAAGAGAGAAAAGCAAATTTATTTTGTTGTTCATCTCAAATCTCAATGTATAAATAACTAGCTCATATATGACATGTCGGAATTGAGAAAACAATGACCAAAAAACAGATTGAAGAAAGATAAATAAGCTAAAAGGAAGATTTTCGAAATCAGCCCTTGGCCGGGGAGTCTATCAAAGCAGTACAACATCTGCGGGGCCTGGGTGCGCATGTAAGGACGGAAAACCTAAAAAACACGGGCCTTATTTTAATTTAAGCTACGTCCATCAAGGAAGAAAAAAGACTCAGTTCATCAGGCAAAACTTTGCGAGAAATTGAACGACAGGCAAAATTTTAAGAGATTTAAGGGCTGCCCAGATGCGTGGATAACTTTAGAAATTGAAAAGTCGAACATGATCATGACCACCGAAAACACCCGGCGCGATGCTGAAAAACGAAAAAAGTAAAGTCAGTTCAGGAGCTTAAGCTCCGAACTGGCGTTAATAACTATGGGTGTCTCCATCTATAAATACTAGGCCCAAAGACCGCGCGTGCCCTCAAACATCGGGGATCACTACTGGACCATAGGACCGGCTGACCGCTGAAAATGAACCCTTTGGAAACCGGCGCCTGCACTCTTCAAGGGTGTCGGCCTCAACCCCCCGTACTTTCCGAGGAAAATCAGCTCTATAAAGCCGACCTCCGCACCCACAACGGCAGTCTTTTTGAACTTTTTTAGCAACAGATTCATCCATCGCTTTGAGAGTCGCCCAAACTATGATAGCTCTGCCCGTGATTCACCTCCGCTTCTTTTTTTCAAGACAGAGATCAATATTGAATCAGGTCCCGGGTCAATTCTGACCCGGTATTTTCTTGTCAAATTGTCTAAAATAGCTTTGCAGACAAATTCAGATTAATGCGCACGCTAAGATCTCGATCATTGAGGGTACTGACCCCTTGTCCGTCAAACAGCTGTTGAGTTATCGCGGGAATCTCCATCAAACAAAAGACTTAGGCTCATTATAAGTTCAGTTCACTAAATTTTCTAATTGGAAAAACATATGTAGGATTTCCAGTTGTAGAAGATGACACTCTTTATTCTAACATTGAAGGAACACTTGGATGGTTAATTTCAAACCCAGTTGCTGATGATTGGCTAACAGTGGGATGCGCGATGAAAAATCTAAATTTCAAATCGCAAAGATAAATGCATTAAGTGTAATGGGTAACTTTCTAAAGCACTTTATAGCAGGTCCAGTCTAGGTCTTTGATGTCCGATCCTCCAAACAAAGGAGGAGAAATGTCATCGGCAGAAGAGCTTGGAATTTTGAGAGCCAAGCTTGAACAAATCAAGAAAGAAGTCGGAGCAAAGGGCCCTCGGAATCGTCGGTACAGTAATAAGCAAAAAGCGCTCGTTATAGAGGCGAGTTCGAGCTTGGAGGGCTGGGAAATTGAGAGGCTCAGTGGCGTGCGTGGGCCAACCTTAGCCAAGTGGCAGCGACGGGAGACATTGTCTAGAAATCCCGTTGAACGGGGATCAGCATCAGGAAGTTACAGCGGTCATCATTCACATTGGCAGAGGGTTTTGGATTTATGGAAATCAAAGCCCGGGCTTGGGCCAACCCAGCTTAAGAATCAGTTGAAGCGAGAAGGTATTCGTATCAGTGTGGCAACAGTTAGAAATATTCTTGAGGAAAATGGATATGAGCTTCCAAAGGTAAAGGAAAAAGACGAGAGAGTTTTTCGCTATGAGGCGGCGAGACCTCGAGAGCTTGTGCATATGGACTTCAAGCATTTTTACATCAACAAACAAAAGGTCTTTCTGCTTTTGATGCAGGATGATTTTAGTCGATTTTTATGTGGTCACAAGATTTCCGATAGTGAGAACATCGATGCAGTTATAGAAGTTTTTGAGGATTGCATTTCAAAATACGGACGAATGCAGGTGATTATGACGGACGCGGGAAGTGCTTTCTACAGCTGGAATGGGGTCAATCGGTTCCAGAAATTGATTGGCGACGAATATGGAATAGAGCACATCAAAGCGGGATCCCCAAGATCAAATGGTAAAATCGAGTCCGTCAATAAGCAGATTGAAAAGGAGCTATTGCGGGTGAAGGAGTTTTCAAGTCTTGAGGAGGCAGATCTTGGGATTGGAGAATGGATAGATTTTTATAATTTTGAAAGAACCCATATGGGTCTTTCCCAGTCTGAGGTTCCGGCTGACCGATTTTTATATGGTTGGGACCATAGAAAACCTCGAGAATCATCAAAGAACGGGGTATGGGAGGAATTATTGAAGGTGGCCGTGGGAAAAATTAAATAATTTGTTGTTGTCAATCGGGCTCAAATGTATTGAAAATACTATTTATGAACCTCAGTGAAATCCCAAAGCATATCCAGGCGGCAGGTCTTTATATTGGCCTGCCAGCATTGAAAAGGATGGGTATCCAGCTTGAAATGAAAGATGTATGTCAAGAGCTCGGGGTTGATCATGCTTCGATTTTGCAGCAGGTAAGGTCGATTTTTTTTACAAAGAAAGTGAACAATCAATCACAGATTGCTGAAGTTAAAAAGCTTCAGCAAAGTCTCAGGGAACAATCGTTTTTATCAGCAGTATATGAATATCAATCAAGTCATCCTGGGTGCTGGATCAAGGTTGAGCGCCATCAGCTGAGTGACGATTTTAAAGTCTTTCTCATTTCCAAAAAAGAGGAATTTGAGCTTTCTTGGGGGGAAGTGAGTAGGCTCACGAAGATCCCAGAGGACACTTTAAAAAAGATCAAAGGACAAAATAACGATAAAAATGATGAGGGGCCAGGTCCATCATCTCTGCCTGAGCAAGTTGTGGACAAGCTTGCTGAATTTTTCAAAGGAAGATCAGGAAAAGCTTCGGTGAAGGATTTTTGTGATAAAAATCCTGAGGTGTTATTGGAGCTGGGTCTAGGGTACCGATCCTTTTCGAGACTGCTTCTGGGGCTTGGGTTTGTGAGTCCCAAGGGGATTTTTTTAAAAAATACTGGGCTTGATTTGATCAAGCGATTTGCTCCGGGATTGGTTTGGGGTAGTGACGGTAAGAATATAAATTTAGTGATCAATGGGAACCATTTCCGCTGGGTTTGGCAGGGACTCATTGACCATAAAACAACAGTATTGGTTGGTGGAGTAATTAATGAGTCAGAAAGCAGCGAGAATCTTCTTGAGGCCATAAAGCTCTCAAGAGAGGCCTCTGGTATATCACCAATGGCGATTGTATTAGATAACCGGTTGAGTGAGAATTTGCCGGTAATCCGGAGTTATTTAGACTCCATGGGAATAGAAATAATAAAAATATTTCCTGGTAACTCAAAAAGCAACGGCATCATAGAGAACAATTTTAAGGTATTTGAGAATTGGGTTCACGGGCAAGGGGGGAAGATCGTAATCAATGCGTCAAATGAAAAGGATCTTTCTAGGGAAGTCGCAAATCTGATGGTTGAGCTTTTCACCCAGCTGCGGAATTTTTCACCTCGAGGGAGTCTCGGTGGGAAGTCCGCAAGCGACCTATCAAGCAAAGCGGTTCCGTTATCTGAAGCCGAGAGAACGGCCATCCAAGAAGAAATTAAGGCTCTGGCCAATCGCTTCAAAAATGAGCTTGCAACCCCAGTTATGACGGCGGCAAAAGACGAGGCGCTCAGTCTTGCCGTTGAAGCTTTAAATCCACCATCACCCGAGGTGTTTAGGAAGAAACTTAATGCCTCTGAGTACACCGCAAATCTAATCCTTCAGGCTCTTGCGATATTTGATTCACAAAAGATCAAACACCCCGAGAAGAAGTTCGATCACACCTACTTCGGCGGGATACTGCGAAATTTAGTTAACCAGGAATACCTGCTAACGCTCACTCACAATCTGGAGTCGATCTATGCACTTTTTTGGAAAAGGATGAACGAGAGAATGAAATCCCTAGCTTCAAAAATTGAGGCTCCTCTTGATAATTGCAAAAAATTGGTCTGCGAATTTTTAAATTCAAAGATTCCGGCCCAAGGAAATCTTGCCCTGATCTATTTGAAAAACATCTTGTTCTTTTTAGCTGGCCAAGACACTTCGGCAATCACATCAGCTCGGAATATCCTAGAATCAGAGGTCCTTAACTCCAGAATAGCATCAACTCTAAAAAAAGAAACCCTGATCAGGAAGCTCATTGAAATCGAGTCGCAAATCCGCCTCATCGCCAATATCCCAAATGAGATTTTAAAAAACACGACTCAAGTTTATCCAGAAATATTCGATACAGTAGCTACAACCCAATGAGGATCGGTCCTCGAAGTGGTCCAGCCAGGTCCGCTATATCGTGCTTTAAGAGTTAACTATTGGCAGCCTCCGCCTTTTTCACAAACATTATACTGTTCTGATAGACTTCCAGCTCTAAAGTTATTCCGCTTTCCAAGCTGAGATTTTATTTCTTCAATGCGCTCGCTCATTTTTAAAAAATTGTTTGCCATTCTCATCACACTCCTTGTCCGATACAGATACACATACTATCGGCCGAAAGGTAAATAAAAAAAGGTGAAAGATGAAAAATTATGTTGGTTTTAGAAAACAAAAGAAGATTTAAAAAATTGAGCAACGGCCACAATACCCAGCAGAAGTTGGCACTTCGGTCAGATATTGTTTTGCTGGCGGCAGAAGGACATCTCCCTGCGAGCATCTCGAAAAAATTGCAAATCTGTGGAGCGACTGCGTCGCGTTGGATTAATCGATGGATGGCCGGCCGTGATTCCGGACTTTCGGTCTCTGCGATTTTGGATGATGCGCCAAGATCAGGCGCCCCTGGGACTTTCACACCAGAGCCTATTTGCCAATTGTTTGCGATGGCATGTGAGAAGCCAAGCAACTATGGTCGGCCAATTAGCCACTGGACACCAAGAGAACTTGCAGACGAACTCAAAAAACAAGGCTTTGTCGACTCTATATCGCCAAGACACGTCGGACGACTGCTAAACGAAGCCGACATCAAACCTCACCTTATGCGATATTATTTGGACACAAAAAAAGACGAGCGCTTTGATGAAAAGGTAGCCAATATTTGTGAGATCTATGAAAAGGCGCCGTCAATTACCGAGGAGGGCGGTCGGGTGATTAGCCTTGATGAAATGCGGCATTCAGGCGCTGGAAAGAACTGCACCAGATAAACCTGGCGAGCCAGGTCGAGTCGAAAGACATGAGTTCAATTACAAAAGACATGGGACGCTCACGATGATAGCCAATTTCGACGTGGGAACTGGTGAGGTTGTTCATCCATCGCTCGGCCCGTCGCGAACTGAATCTGATTTTGTTGATCACCTGAATAATCTGATTTCAAAATCCCCATCTGTCGCAAAGTGGCATTTCGTTCTCGATAATCTTAACATTCATCAGTCAGAGTCCTTGGTCGTTTTCGTGGCAAGCCAGATTGGTGTCGACACAAACTCTCTCGGTGAAAAGGGCAAATCTGGAATATTGAAATCCCAAAAAAGCCGACAGGATTTTTTGACGAGCCCCGATCATGATATTGTTTTTCATTACACCCCGAAACACGCCTCGTGGATGAACCAAGTCGAAATATGGTTTAGTATTCTGGTCAGAAAGTTGCTTA
Coding sequences:
- a CDS encoding IS630 family transposase, translated to MFEDEANFRQDSTLHRTWSRKGCQPLVPVTGQRKSVKIFGCVDVTSSKFIYSADEVFNVPSYLNFLEYMGTEMFEKNKKVYFVQDNASYHKSPETWKWFKENRKWIEVHNLPPYCPELNAAEALWKVTRKSGTHNKHFESEEQLISTLDAVLGNMYENPSEISGYMAPFL
- a CDS encoding ATP-binding protein; translated protein: MGTIATTNLPFGKFNQIFANDAIAHAIVDRLVNEAEVFTWRETAIGHINDSKNEAKKTR
- a CDS encoding ATP-binding protein produces the protein MPKIIFRQLFFTGHAGTGKTHLARALGYSACQKGLSVLFLTAAEMVNHLQHAQKTFNLESELNKYRKPQVLIIDELGYVALDTQASNLFFQVISSRHDADWVR
- a CDS encoding transposase — its product is MRRNQSRILKKIARCGHSDFCFAVDDTANPKYGNNAFASAPFHSSGGPYFGQKILVLVIVNLKTGQALPISYAFLTGKKDPDHVPGHFRAIDLVQAAIHSGFPPLPVTSDSWFDSKEFIRSVKDLGCEFAGELKATRLARTNSNSGSSRQKLKLWFVKLKKIRLTRSRFQKRHEKRGKAFSQATLFIKDLYIPLTVIAVYNRINGSTPFAFYATTDLSMTGARLWKYSRARWAIEVMFRDLKQSLSFGGLTAGGEGGAHMAVCIPLILLTSIRLDAKEIWGSESKETLGTTVQRHREIALAEAIDAIVASPHGSRAERLRARRKNPNEKPTNLCGEKISA
- a CDS encoding AAA family ATPase, which encodes MMEAYFGLKNIPFTQEIKTTDLIPTFDIKEAEARLHYLKQHRGIMRLTGEPGSGKTSILRRWVESLNPQSYLHCYTPHSTVSKTDLYRQINALLHLPSKVRKSDLFNQIQSAIWAQYTQGKVTCLIFDECQMMDHATLQELVPLTNFVMDSRLPFILLMVGQPELLDKLNRSVHEPLKQRIQIHYHMAGLDGNETKSYVEAQLALAGRRDPLFDVSSFAVIHQLSGGLPRKVNSLAVASMKMAMFDKRQLIDGDLVLKVAPEALG
- a CDS encoding DDE-type integrase/transposase/recombinase, which produces MNEDIRKAIGLIRHQIISPVLMETGRGQMKYFREICRQEFEYPGGERKIFSAETMKGWLKSYRKHGFAGLVPKERSDRGLQRFAMGGLGAKIIELRQELMELSAAHFYRRCLKEKILGDPPLCEQTLRRFLKAQDLTNKNASSLKGRKRYEMDRFGELWVGDFMHGPILEAPKKKKAILFGIIDDHSRVIVGHRWSLVETTLPIEQVFKEAILKYGKPDRLYLDNGPSFSSKYLRTVCAQLGIGLIHSKPYDSPSRGKIERFWRTVREKFLVDFKGTSLRELNDSFDIWLRAEYHLVPHAGISCRPLDRYQVSLSEYPRPRVNEEVLEEFFLMEKIRRVNKDATISLNSLIYEVPTQYIGQKVQIRYRQDNQRELFLYEKDKRITAIKVVDARANGKKYQPRARATVISYQSEQK
- a CDS encoding ISAzo13 family transposase is translated as MDEKNLKTWKSLIPSLSEAQKRWYIGQKAIELGRGGIAQMHSLTGLSENTIIRGMREVKRGKPEKMGARARNRGGGRKRIETTEPDVSALLHEILDESTAGDPMSPIKWTRKSCRTIEQELRRKKIDVSYPTVCRLLHESGYTLQSNRKDKEGKSHPDRDLQFRFIAGQASVFLDTGRPVISVDTKKKERVGEFKNAGETWRTKGTPEKVNVYDFPNLAIGTAVPYGTYDVARNEGFVNVGMSHDTAEFAVESIRQWWKLVGKKHYSKTKELLICADGGGSNSSASRRWKVNLQKFSDATGLKVTVCHYPPGTSKWNKIEHRMFSFISMNWRGKPLVSYETVVNLIGATKTAKGLQVRARLDRQTYEKGIKATDEEMESLAIQRLEPFPRWNYIISPRKPNTTN